The Bartonella krasnovii sequence AATCAGGGTTTCATTACAAATGGGGAGGACCATATTGGTGTTATACGTTTAAGGAAGAAAACCTTCCTATTTGTCGTCCAGGCGCTGTTATTCCCAAGCGAAGTGTCAAGAAGCGCTTAAACAGCCCGTTTTGTAAAAAATATAAAAATGCACCGGAATGCAAACCCTAGGTTTTGCTGTTGATAGAAACAATCCCCACAGCCATGTGTTTTCATGCTTTGTGCGGGATTGTTCCTTCACTTTCATTATTTGATTGGAAGAAGAAAAACATTTACAAAAAGGCTCTGATGGCGAGGTTCATATGTTTTACAATGTCATTTTTAATTCCTCCGATGATGCCGCGCGTAATGCTGTGCAAATGGCTGTTAATAACAATGGTCACCTTTATTTTACCTACTTTCCCCAAGGTAACGACTGGGAAGTAGAGTTAGGGATAGCGTTCTATCAAAAGTTTCTTGAAGGTGATACTTGGGGACTGAGCAATTCAACCAAGAAGTTTCAAGATTTTATTACTCGTTATGGTAATGATAGGGCTATTGTGAGTGCGCATAGCCGTGGTACCTTAACAACACGCAATGGAGCGAATAACTTGCAAGAGCAAGGTATCCACGGTATTGCCAAGAAAACAGACTTCTATCTTTTTGGAGCGGCTGCTCATACGCAATCGATGGCCAATATAGTAGATTACTTAAGTGATGGCGAAAAAAATTATGTCTACACACAAGGCCATATATTAGACCCCATTAGTACGGTGATTGGTTACAATTTTCCTACAGTTTATGGGGTGCCTTTCAGACCATATTATTTATTACATCCGTCAATTCTTCCAATGAGAGAGATGGGAGGAGCGTTCTTGGGCTTTAACCCTAGCACCCATAATTGTTATGGTGATGCAAGCTATGAGTGTAAAGATAATTACGGTTCATTTGATTTTAAAAAAGTTTATTCCACGAGAACAGGGAACAAAAAATGAAAATACGATTTAACTTATTAAGCTTACTTATTTTGTTAATGGTCACTGGATGTGATATTGAAAATATTGACAAGCCTCCTCGAGGAGAAGTGGCAGTGTGGGAGAAGCCAGGAGCAGACTTTACTGAGGTAGGAAAAGCCTTGCTAGAATGTGGTATGCCGCATCTTAATTATCTTGAGGCTGAAAACCAAAAGCTCAACAATAATGAAATAGCAACAATTTATGCTTGTATGGTTCAAGCAGGATTCCGTAAAAAATCAGGTGGTCCATATTGGTGCTATAATTATAAAAACCTTCCGATTTGTCGCCCTGGTGCTGTTATTCCCAAGCGCAGTGTCGAGAAGCGCTTAAACAGCCCTTATTGTAAAAGAAGTCCAGTACAACCTGAATGTAAACCTTAAGTTTTGTTTTTGATGGAAAGTACAATCCCCACATTCTGTATTCCCATACTCATGTGGGGTTGTTATTTTAAACGGCGGTGACAGAAAATATCAACAGGCTTTTAAAGCCTTTTTATTGTAAAGAAACCCATTAGAGAAGGGGAAAAATGAAGAAAACTTTAAAACTATTGAGTTGCATGGCTCTGTTAAGCACGGCTGGATGTGTTAACCAAATTTCCTCGCTTTCTCCAAGATTATGGAGACAGAAAATACTTTTAGAATGTGGAGTACCGGACCTTGATAAGGTTGTAGCGCTAGATTTGAATCAATTCGCTAGTATTGAAATTTGTCTGGGGCAATCGGGTTTTCGTCCTAGCTTTACCATACAAGAATGGTGTGAGAACCATAAATCAGACAACCTTCCCATATGTCGTCCTGGTGCTCTCATGCCTCAGCGCAGTGTTGAGAGACGCTTAAAGAGCCCTTATTGTAAAAGACATAAAAACGCCCTTGAATGCCAACCCTAACAACGCAAAATCATTCGCAAAGTGCTTCCATGAATGTTGGCTATACCTATGGCACGGGTGGTACAGGGTGGATGGGGAATGCTTCTTTTGGGAAAGGAAAAGGTTCCAGTGAACAAGTACACCACAAGAACAGCCATGTGATTGGTACGGGTACTATTCAAACCAACAGTGGGCAAAACACCACATTGAATGGCGCCGTGGTTTCTGCAAACCGTATAGAGATGGGTGTTGGTGGTGATCTCACCATTACCGGCCAGAGCGATACCGGAAAAAGTTCTAGCAAGCAAAACTCTGTTTCCATTGGCTTTAATGGTGGAAAACAGGATGCAGCCTCAACCAATATTGCCTTTAACAAGGATAAAACTTCTAGTGATTATCATAGTGTTGTGGAACAATCAGGCATTAAAGCAGGGACAGGCGGCTTTGAGATCAACGTGAAAGACAAAACAACGCTGACCGGGGGCATTATTGACAGCACTGCTCCAGCAGACAAAAACAAACTGATCACCGGAACCATTACGACGAGTGATATTGCTAACAGTGCTGAAGCGACAGCCAACAGTCAAGGTTTAAGCATTTCTGCTGGTGGTCCGATGGATCAAGGCAAATATGGTATTGGAAAAAACATTGCCAAAAATATCTTAGATCATGCAAAAGCCCATGATGAAGAGGAAGGCTATACCAAATCCGCCATCAGTGATGGCACCATTGTGATCACCGATGAAGCAGGGCAGAAAGTGTTAACGGGGCAAAATGGGGAACAAGCCATTGCTTCCCTTAATCGTGATACTGTGACAGCCCATAAGGGTGTCTCACCCATCGATGTAGGCAAGCTGGAACAAATCGTCCATGAAAACCGTGAAATGGCAACACAACTCTTAGAAGAAGGATTTAAATACAGCGATGAGTCCTATAAAACCATGTTTCTTAAAGAACATCCTCTCGCTGTGGTTGACCGTGATGAACAGGGCAATATAATCTATAAAACAGATGCAAATGGGGTACCTATAAGAGACGCTCGTGGACAAAAAATCCCTAAGTTTCATTATTTAACGGAAGAAGAAAAGCAGCATTTGCAAGAAGGTGCTGATGGCAAGGTGCATGTGTCCTTTAATGGCATCTTTACTCCACCAGAGGAGGCGGCTGTTTATGCAGAGCAACATGCGAAGGATAAAAATAATCCGCTTTATTTTGTTGTATTCCCAGAAGCCGATTCTGCCATTTCAGAACTTCTGGTGGCGGGATATCAAAAGTTTTTAGAAAATAACTTTTGGGGTTTGACCAATTCCACACAAACAGCAAAAGCTCTGATGTATGGTTATGGACTTACAGGGTTAGAACTTTATGGCCATAGCCGTGGGACCATGACATTGGGGAATATGCTGAATTCTTTCAAACAAGAAGGTGTGCATGGAATAGCGAATGAAAACACGGATATCAATTTCTATGGACCAGCCTTTAATGTTTTGTCTGCAGTTGATCTATTAAGGTATTTGAGAGACGGC is a genomic window containing:
- a CDS encoding hemagglutinin repeat-containing protein; the protein is MPTLTTQNHSQSASMNVGYTYGTGGTGWMGNASFGKGKGSSEQVHHKNSHVIGTGTIQTNSGQNTTLNGAVVSANRIEMGVGGDLTITGQSDTGKSSSKQNSVSIGFNGGKQDAASTNIAFNKDKTSSDYHSVVEQSGIKAGTGGFEINVKDKTTLTGGIIDSTAPADKNKLITGTITTSDIANSAEATANSQGLSISAGGPMDQGKYGIGKNIAKNILDHAKAHDEEEGYTKSAISDGTIVITDEAGQKVLTGQNGEQAIASLNRDTVTAHKGVSPIDVGKLEQIVHENREMATQLLEEGFKYSDESYKTMFLKEHPLAVVDRDEQGNIIYKTDANGVPIRDARGQKIPKFHYLTEEEKQHLQEGADGKVHVSFNGIFTPPEEAAVYAEQHAKDKNNPLYFVVFPEADSAISELLVAGYQKFLENNFWGLTNSTQTAKALMYGYGLTGLELYGHSRGTMTLGNMLNSFKQEGVHGIANENTDINFYGPAFNVLSAVDLLRYLRDGKQTTIGFDGHKYDFVSRMIGGNGYTYETAPAGSNAWKEAWKMFTDPRNVHTCLGSVDDMCHKLYGTSHREQRPLSKSRSKK